In Polaromonas sp. JS666, one genomic interval encodes:
- a CDS encoding zinc ribbon domain-containing protein, whose translation MSKGLRLSEKWFHRGLWLVALVFAGFLIGLGGTVVGDLPKVEKRLSLDDFMDPATTTALRTAIKTATRAEQDAQSALEQAQLKRRAAQADSAAARDTFNNWLATRRATQLADQDPELIERTRALDALKARERATGVAVEAQQQAALDARQAAARERGKLAELQEVAQKLLNAEYRRVELRVFLYRLALTLPLLVAAGWLFAKKRKSTYWPFVWGFIIFALFAFFVELVPYLPSYGGYVRYIVGIVVTALVGRQAIISLNRYLEKQKLAEQLPDAQRREELSYDTALTRLSKAVCPGCERAVDLKNPEIDFCPHCGIGLFDHCFKCSTRKSAFARFCHACGASGEQARPAPPVASAA comes from the coding sequence ATGAGCAAAGGTTTGCGACTCTCCGAAAAATGGTTTCACCGCGGCCTGTGGCTGGTGGCGCTGGTGTTTGCCGGTTTCCTGATCGGGCTGGGCGGCACCGTGGTAGGCGATCTGCCCAAGGTGGAAAAGCGGCTCTCGCTCGACGACTTCATGGACCCGGCCACCACGACTGCCCTGCGCACGGCGATCAAAACCGCCACACGTGCCGAGCAGGACGCCCAAAGTGCTTTGGAGCAGGCGCAGCTCAAGCGCCGCGCCGCGCAGGCCGATTCGGCGGCGGCCCGCGACACCTTCAACAACTGGCTGGCCACGCGCCGTGCCACGCAGCTGGCCGACCAGGACCCCGAATTGATCGAACGGACCCGGGCGCTGGACGCGCTGAAAGCCCGCGAGCGCGCCACCGGCGTCGCCGTGGAGGCGCAGCAGCAGGCCGCGCTGGACGCGCGGCAGGCGGCCGCACGCGAACGCGGCAAACTCGCCGAACTGCAGGAAGTGGCCCAAAAGCTGCTCAATGCCGAATACCGCCGCGTGGAGTTGCGCGTCTTTTTGTACCGCCTGGCGCTGACCTTGCCGCTGCTGGTGGCCGCCGGCTGGCTGTTTGCGAAAAAGCGCAAGAGCACCTACTGGCCCTTTGTCTGGGGCTTCATCATCTTTGCGCTGTTCGCGTTTTTCGTCGAGCTGGTGCCCTACCTGCCCAGCTATGGCGGCTATGTGCGCTACATCGTCGGCATTGTGGTGACGGCGCTGGTGGGGCGGCAGGCGATTATTTCGCTCAATCGCTACCTCGAAAAACAGAAACTCGCGGAGCAATTACCCGACGCACAGCGCCGCGAAGAGCTGAGTTATGACACGGCGCTGACGCGGCTGTCCAAGGCTGTGTGCCCGGGATGCGAGCGGGCGGTAGACCTCAAGAACCCGGAGATCGATTTTTGCCCGCATTGCGGCATCGGCCTGTTCGACCACTGCTTCAAATGCAGCACCCGCAAGAGCGCTTTTGCCAGGTTCTGCCACGCCTGCGGTGCCAGCGGCGAGCAGGCCAGGCCCGCGCCACCGGTGGCCTCAGCGGCCTGA
- a CDS encoding aldo/keto reductase has translation MQYRRLGTSNLKVSTLCLGTMMFGQQTPFDEAARIVASAREQGLNFIDTADVYNKGQSEKDVGKLLAGQRHHWVLASKLGNPVSEAVNEGHYSRRWLMQETDAILARLQTDYLDILYLHRDYHEANLEEAVRALGDLIRLGKIRSFGLSNFRGWRIAEVARLCKELGVPPPAVCQPYYNLLNRGPEVEILPACGHYGLGVVPYSPLARGVLTGKYPPGQPPAEGTRAGSGDKRILETEFREESLVIAQKIKVHCEAKGLVPGQFAAAWVLTNPLISSVIVGPRTLAHLEDVYAATELKLTPDDEAFINGLVVPGHASSPGYNDPAYPFFGRPV, from the coding sequence CGGCCAGCAGACGCCTTTTGACGAGGCGGCGCGCATCGTGGCCTCGGCGCGCGAGCAGGGGCTCAACTTCATCGACACGGCCGACGTGTACAACAAGGGCCAATCGGAAAAAGACGTCGGCAAGCTGCTCGCCGGCCAGCGCCACCACTGGGTGCTGGCCAGCAAGCTGGGCAACCCGGTCAGCGAGGCCGTCAACGAAGGCCATTACTCGCGGCGCTGGCTGATGCAGGAAACCGACGCGATTCTGGCCCGGCTGCAAACCGACTACCTCGACATCCTGTACCTGCACCGCGACTACCACGAGGCCAACCTCGAAGAAGCGGTGCGTGCGCTGGGCGACCTGATCCGCCTGGGCAAGATCCGCAGCTTCGGCCTGTCCAACTTCCGCGGCTGGCGCATTGCCGAGGTCGCGCGCCTCTGCAAAGAGCTGGGTGTGCCGCCGCCGGCCGTGTGCCAGCCTTATTACAACCTGCTCAACCGCGGGCCGGAAGTGGAAATCCTGCCGGCCTGCGGCCATTACGGGCTGGGCGTCGTGCCCTACAGCCCGCTGGCGCGCGGCGTGCTCACGGGCAAGTACCCGCCCGGCCAGCCGCCGGCCGAGGGCACGCGCGCCGGCAGCGGCGACAAACGCATTCTGGAAACCGAGTTCCGCGAGGAATCGCTGGTGATCGCCCAGAAAATCAAGGTGCACTGCGAAGCAAAGGGCTTGGTCCCCGGGCAATTCGCCGCAGCCTGGGTGCTGACCAACCCCCTGATCAGCTCCGTGATCGTCGGCCCGCGCACGCTGGCGCACCTGGAAGACGTGTACGCCGCCACGGAGCTGAAGCTCACGCCGGACGACGAGGCCTTCATCAACGGCCTGGTGGTGCCCGGCCACGCCTCCAGCCCGGGCTACAACGACCCGGCCTACCCATTCTTCGGCCGCCCGGTCTGA